A part of Oncorhynchus masou masou isolate Uvic2021 chromosome 30, UVic_Omas_1.1, whole genome shotgun sequence genomic DNA contains:
- the LOC135522486 gene encoding inactive serine protease 35-like isoform X1, whose translation MEAPIALWICAKLLQARPICAMVPVPLCLLLSVTLLAVVVAVEAHEATGGDDEYTWPQWKVPLVRNRRTVALSSPGFTAKPQGELNGTCGIECQRRLPDPSLADLEEFLSYETVYENGTRTLTSVSVQGLNEVNAWPAGNSSSSSKSRRRREVYGTDTRFSIADKQFSTKYPFSTSVKISTGCSGVLLSPKHVLTAAHCIHDGQDYVSGAQKLRVGILKEKSRRGKGGKGKRGRGKGKRRKEEDKEENEKEEKDGGNERKGRKGRDRKSRSRRSAEVEKPSFRWTRVKQTQVPKGWIKGGASDGVAADYDYAVLELKKAQKVKHMDLGVIPSVKKLPAGRIHFSGFDDDRPGNLVYRFCSVSEESKDLLYQYCDAKPGSSGSGVYIRLKEPGKKKWKRKIIGVFSGHQWVDVNGNGAQQDYNVAVRITPLKYAQICYWVHGDSSECRDA comes from the exons ATGGAGGCACCCATAGCCTTGTGGATCTGTGCAAAACTGCTACA agCCAGGCCCATCTGTGCAATGGTCCCCGTACCCCTGTGTCTCCTGCTCTCAGTGACGTTGCTGGCCGTGGTGGTGGCTGTAGAAGCCCATGAGGCCACAGGAGGAGATGATGAGTATACCTGGCCGCAGTGGAAGGTGCCACTGGTGAGGAACAGGAGGACGGTGGCCCTTAGCAGCCCCGGCTTCACAGCCAAACCTCAGGGAGAGCTGAATGGAACCTGTGGGATTGAGTGCCAGCGTCGCCTCCCCGACCCCTCTCTGGCTGACCTGGAGGAGTTCCTGTCCTATGAGACGGTGTACGAGAACGGAACGCGCACCCTGACCTCTGTGTCTGTGCAGGGCCTCAACGAGGTCAACGCTTGGCCTGCTGGgaactcctcctcttcctccaagtCACGCCGCAGACGGGAGGTCTATGGCACAGACACCCGCTTCAGCATCGCTGACAAGCAGTTCTCCACTAAGTACCCCTTCTCCACCTCCGTCAAGATCTCCACGGGCTGCTCTGGTGTCCTGTTATCCCCCAAACACGTCCTAACGGCCGCTCACTGCATCCACGACGGACAGGACTACGTGAGCGGAGCACAGAAGCTACGCGTGGGCATCCTCAAGGAGAAATCCCGGCGTgggaaaggagggaaggggaagagaggacgGGGTAAaggcaagaggaggaaagaagaagaCAAGGAAGAAaatgagaaagaagagaaagatggagggaatgagaggaaaggaaggaaagggagagacagaaagagccgCAGTCGTCGCAGCGCAGAGGTGGAGAAGCCATCCTTCCGGTGGACCAGAGTGAAGCAGACCCAGGTCCCTAAAGGCTGGATCAAAGGCGGGGCATCGGACGGTGTGGCGGCTGACTACGACTATGCCGTGCTGGAGCTGAAGAAGGCCCAGAAGGTCAAGCACATGGACCTGGGCGTCATCCCTTCGGTCAAGAAGCTGCCCGCCGGCAGAATCCACTTCTCAGGCTTTGACGACGACCGGCCCGGCAACTTGGTGTACCGCTTCTGCTCGGTGTCGGAGGAGTCCAAAGACCTGCTGTATCAGTACTGTGATGCCAAGCCCGGCTCCAGCGGCTCCGGGGTCTACATCCGCCTCAAAGAGCCCGGCAAGAAGAAATGGAAGAGGAAGATCATCGGGGTGTTCTCGGGTCATCAGTGGGTGGATGTCAACGGCAATGGGGCGCAGCAGGATTACAATGTGGCGGTGAGGATTACGCCCCTCAAGTATGCCCAGATCTGTTACTGGGTCCATGGGGACTCCAGCGAGTGCCGGGACGCCTGA
- the LOC135522486 gene encoding inactive serine protease 35-like isoform X2, whose product MKARPICAMVPVPLCLLLSVTLLAVVVAVEAHEATGGDDEYTWPQWKVPLVRNRRTVALSSPGFTAKPQGELNGTCGIECQRRLPDPSLADLEEFLSYETVYENGTRTLTSVSVQGLNEVNAWPAGNSSSSSKSRRRREVYGTDTRFSIADKQFSTKYPFSTSVKISTGCSGVLLSPKHVLTAAHCIHDGQDYVSGAQKLRVGILKEKSRRGKGGKGKRGRGKGKRRKEEDKEENEKEEKDGGNERKGRKGRDRKSRSRRSAEVEKPSFRWTRVKQTQVPKGWIKGGASDGVAADYDYAVLELKKAQKVKHMDLGVIPSVKKLPAGRIHFSGFDDDRPGNLVYRFCSVSEESKDLLYQYCDAKPGSSGSGVYIRLKEPGKKKWKRKIIGVFSGHQWVDVNGNGAQQDYNVAVRITPLKYAQICYWVHGDSSECRDA is encoded by the coding sequence agCCAGGCCCATCTGTGCAATGGTCCCCGTACCCCTGTGTCTCCTGCTCTCAGTGACGTTGCTGGCCGTGGTGGTGGCTGTAGAAGCCCATGAGGCCACAGGAGGAGATGATGAGTATACCTGGCCGCAGTGGAAGGTGCCACTGGTGAGGAACAGGAGGACGGTGGCCCTTAGCAGCCCCGGCTTCACAGCCAAACCTCAGGGAGAGCTGAATGGAACCTGTGGGATTGAGTGCCAGCGTCGCCTCCCCGACCCCTCTCTGGCTGACCTGGAGGAGTTCCTGTCCTATGAGACGGTGTACGAGAACGGAACGCGCACCCTGACCTCTGTGTCTGTGCAGGGCCTCAACGAGGTCAACGCTTGGCCTGCTGGgaactcctcctcttcctccaagtCACGCCGCAGACGGGAGGTCTATGGCACAGACACCCGCTTCAGCATCGCTGACAAGCAGTTCTCCACTAAGTACCCCTTCTCCACCTCCGTCAAGATCTCCACGGGCTGCTCTGGTGTCCTGTTATCCCCCAAACACGTCCTAACGGCCGCTCACTGCATCCACGACGGACAGGACTACGTGAGCGGAGCACAGAAGCTACGCGTGGGCATCCTCAAGGAGAAATCCCGGCGTgggaaaggagggaaggggaagagaggacgGGGTAAaggcaagaggaggaaagaagaagaCAAGGAAGAAaatgagaaagaagagaaagatggagggaatgagaggaaaggaaggaaagggagagacagaaagagccgCAGTCGTCGCAGCGCAGAGGTGGAGAAGCCATCCTTCCGGTGGACCAGAGTGAAGCAGACCCAGGTCCCTAAAGGCTGGATCAAAGGCGGGGCATCGGACGGTGTGGCGGCTGACTACGACTATGCCGTGCTGGAGCTGAAGAAGGCCCAGAAGGTCAAGCACATGGACCTGGGCGTCATCCCTTCGGTCAAGAAGCTGCCCGCCGGCAGAATCCACTTCTCAGGCTTTGACGACGACCGGCCCGGCAACTTGGTGTACCGCTTCTGCTCGGTGTCGGAGGAGTCCAAAGACCTGCTGTATCAGTACTGTGATGCCAAGCCCGGCTCCAGCGGCTCCGGGGTCTACATCCGCCTCAAAGAGCCCGGCAAGAAGAAATGGAAGAGGAAGATCATCGGGGTGTTCTCGGGTCATCAGTGGGTGGATGTCAACGGCAATGGGGCGCAGCAGGATTACAATGTGGCGGTGAGGATTACGCCCCTCAAGTATGCCCAGATCTGTTACTGGGTCCATGGGGACTCCAGCGAGTGCCGGGACGCCTGA
- the LOC135522486 gene encoding inactive serine protease 35-like isoform X3 — protein MVPVPLCLLLSVTLLAVVVAVEAHEATGGDDEYTWPQWKVPLVRNRRTVALSSPGFTAKPQGELNGTCGIECQRRLPDPSLADLEEFLSYETVYENGTRTLTSVSVQGLNEVNAWPAGNSSSSSKSRRRREVYGTDTRFSIADKQFSTKYPFSTSVKISTGCSGVLLSPKHVLTAAHCIHDGQDYVSGAQKLRVGILKEKSRRGKGGKGKRGRGKGKRRKEEDKEENEKEEKDGGNERKGRKGRDRKSRSRRSAEVEKPSFRWTRVKQTQVPKGWIKGGASDGVAADYDYAVLELKKAQKVKHMDLGVIPSVKKLPAGRIHFSGFDDDRPGNLVYRFCSVSEESKDLLYQYCDAKPGSSGSGVYIRLKEPGKKKWKRKIIGVFSGHQWVDVNGNGAQQDYNVAVRITPLKYAQICYWVHGDSSECRDA, from the coding sequence ATGGTCCCCGTACCCCTGTGTCTCCTGCTCTCAGTGACGTTGCTGGCCGTGGTGGTGGCTGTAGAAGCCCATGAGGCCACAGGAGGAGATGATGAGTATACCTGGCCGCAGTGGAAGGTGCCACTGGTGAGGAACAGGAGGACGGTGGCCCTTAGCAGCCCCGGCTTCACAGCCAAACCTCAGGGAGAGCTGAATGGAACCTGTGGGATTGAGTGCCAGCGTCGCCTCCCCGACCCCTCTCTGGCTGACCTGGAGGAGTTCCTGTCCTATGAGACGGTGTACGAGAACGGAACGCGCACCCTGACCTCTGTGTCTGTGCAGGGCCTCAACGAGGTCAACGCTTGGCCTGCTGGgaactcctcctcttcctccaagtCACGCCGCAGACGGGAGGTCTATGGCACAGACACCCGCTTCAGCATCGCTGACAAGCAGTTCTCCACTAAGTACCCCTTCTCCACCTCCGTCAAGATCTCCACGGGCTGCTCTGGTGTCCTGTTATCCCCCAAACACGTCCTAACGGCCGCTCACTGCATCCACGACGGACAGGACTACGTGAGCGGAGCACAGAAGCTACGCGTGGGCATCCTCAAGGAGAAATCCCGGCGTgggaaaggagggaaggggaagagaggacgGGGTAAaggcaagaggaggaaagaagaagaCAAGGAAGAAaatgagaaagaagagaaagatggagggaatgagaggaaaggaaggaaagggagagacagaaagagccgCAGTCGTCGCAGCGCAGAGGTGGAGAAGCCATCCTTCCGGTGGACCAGAGTGAAGCAGACCCAGGTCCCTAAAGGCTGGATCAAAGGCGGGGCATCGGACGGTGTGGCGGCTGACTACGACTATGCCGTGCTGGAGCTGAAGAAGGCCCAGAAGGTCAAGCACATGGACCTGGGCGTCATCCCTTCGGTCAAGAAGCTGCCCGCCGGCAGAATCCACTTCTCAGGCTTTGACGACGACCGGCCCGGCAACTTGGTGTACCGCTTCTGCTCGGTGTCGGAGGAGTCCAAAGACCTGCTGTATCAGTACTGTGATGCCAAGCCCGGCTCCAGCGGCTCCGGGGTCTACATCCGCCTCAAAGAGCCCGGCAAGAAGAAATGGAAGAGGAAGATCATCGGGGTGTTCTCGGGTCATCAGTGGGTGGATGTCAACGGCAATGGGGCGCAGCAGGATTACAATGTGGCGGTGAGGATTACGCCCCTCAAGTATGCCCAGATCTGTTACTGGGTCCATGGGGACTCCAGCGAGTGCCGGGACGCCTGA